AATCACGTCCAACTGGTTCTACCCCATTCCCTGAAGCGAATGTGACATCCCATAATGGGAAAGAAAAATATCATGCCAACAATAGTGGTCGAGGACGTGGTCAAGGACGTGGACGTGGATATGGATATGGTCGAGGCCGAGGCCGATGTGGTTCTTTCAAAAACTCGTATCCCCACCAGAAGTGGGACAATAAAGATGGTAACAAACAAGAGAAAGATAAAAGCGAGAATGTGACCAATGTATGTTatcgatgtggaggaaaaggtCATTGGTCTCGTACATGTCGTACACCAAAACACCTGGTTGAGCTCTATCAACAATCATTAAAGCAAAAGGGAAAGAAAGTAGAAACAAATCTTGTGTATGAAGATGGCGAAGGTGACTTTGATTGTGGCGATACAAATCACCAGGAAGTTGCTGATTTCCTCATTACCCCTGAAGGGAATAATTAATCATTAGAGTCGTTTATGGTCATTTAAGAATAAaactttgttttcttggattcatgttattttatgtttgattttatttgtttgaacTATGATTTTGTGTGgcattgatatatatatatatatatatatatatatatatatatatatatatatatatatatatatatatatatatatatatatatatatatatatatatatatatatatatatatatatatatatatctaattattcttatatattattgttatttcaTTTATTTGAAGAACATGAATACCCCTCAAGTTCAGTTAGCAATGAATGGTGAAGATCTATGCTTAGCAGATAGTGGAACTACTCATACCATACTGAAAAGCAAGAGATATTTATCTCATTTGACAATGAAAGAAACTAGTGTGAGTACTATATCAGGTAGTACAAAGATAATTGAAGGCTCCGGAAGAGCAAATATATTATTGCATATGGGAACGAAATTTGAAATCATTGATGCATTATATTCTCCCAAGTCTCAAAGAAATTTATTGAGCTTTAAAGATATTCGACATAATGGATATCACGTTGAGACAATAAGTGAAGGAAATTTTGAATACCTTCACATCACAGGTATTACCTAAGGCACTAAGCATATTTTGGAGAAATTACCTGCATTCTCCACTGGTTTGTACTActctaaaatcaatacaattgaAACATATGCTACAGTAAACCAGAAGTTTACTGATAATTTCACTGTTTGGCATGACCGGTTGGGCCACCCCGGTTCAATAATGAtgcgaaaaataattaaaaattcatgtGGGCATTCACTGAAGAACCAGAAGATTCTTGCTAATGATTTCTCATGTGCTGCTTGCTCACAAGGCAAGTTGATAGTACGACCTTCATCAGgcaaaataaattttgaatctATCAATTTTCTGGAATGTATACAAGGAGATATTTGTGAGCCAATTCACCCATCGTGTGGAACATTtagatattttatgattttaattgatGCATCTAGTAATGGTCACATGTATCCTTGTTATCAACTCGCAACCTGACATTTGCGAGACTACTTGCTCAGTTGATTAGATTACGAGCACATTTTCCGGATTTCCCTATGAAGGGAATTCGTCTTGATAATGCTGGTGAATTCACTTCTCAAGCCTTTGATGATTATTGCATGTCCATTGGGCTAAGTGTTGAACATCCTGTAGCACATGTTCATACACAAAATGGTCTAGCTGAATCATTAATCAAACGTCTCCAGTTGTTTGCCAGACCATTACTTATGAAGTCCAAACTCCCAATCTATGCTTGGGGACATGCTATATTACGTGCAGCAGCATTAATTCGCATCAGACCAACGAGTAATCAAAAGTTCTCCCCATCACAATTGGTTTTTGGTCAGGAACCAAATATTTCCCATCTGAAAATCTTTGGATGTGCTGTATATGTACCAATTGCTCCACCACAACGTTCTAAGATGGGCCCTCAAAGGAGGTTAGGAGTATATGTTGGATTTAAATCCCCatcaataattaaatatctaTAGCCATCAACAGGGGATCTATTTAAGGCTCGATTTGCAGACTGTCATTTTAATGAGTCAGTATTCCCAACATTAGGGGGAGAAAATAAACAGCTGGAGAAGGAAATCAGTTGGAATGAATTATCAGTGTCTCATCTTGATCCTTGTACTAAACAATGTGAATTAGAAGTACAAAAGATAATTCATTTACAAAGCTTAGCAAATCAATTGCCAAACGCATTTACTAACCCAAATAGAGTGACCAAGTCACATATCCAGCTGTAAATGCTCCAATTAAAATTGATGTCCCAGCAGGACAATATCAAACTGCTAGTGAGTCTACAGCACGCCTGAAGCGTGGTAGACCTATTGATTCCAAAGATAAGAATCCTCGTAAAAGAAAAGGAGCGACGATTGATAATGGCCAGAACGAGGAAACAAAGAATTTTGAAGAATCTCTAGAAGAGACTTTAGACATGACGAATGAAGAAATTCAGGTACCTGATAATGAAGAGATCTCAACTAATTGTGTCATGTCTGGAATAAAATGGAACCGAAATAAAATCGACGTCGATGAAATTTTTGCATGCACTGTAGCAGTTGATGTTATGATGAAAATGAGGATCAAGAACCAAAGTCTATTGAAGAGTATACACAAAGTGATAATTGGCCAAAATGGAAGAAAGAAATTGAGGCAGAATTAAAATCTCTTGCAAAGAGAGAAGTATTTGGACCAGTAGTCCGTACACCTAAAGGTGTAAAACCAGCGGGACATAAATGGGTCTTTGTGCGAAAGAAGAATGAAGATGGAGAAATTGTGCGATACAAGGCACGTTTAGTTGCACAAGGATTCTCACAAAGACCTTGAATCGATTATGAAGAAACATACTCTCCTGTGGTGGACGCAACTACTTTCAGATTCCTTATCAGTCTGGCAATTAGAGAAGGACTTGATTTATGTTTAATGGATGTAGTCACGGCCTACTTATATGGGCCACTGGACAATGACATTTATATGAAAGTCCCAGAAGGATATAAACTGCTAGAAGCAGCAAATTCTAGTTCTCGAGAACATTACTGCATAAAATTAAATAGATCTCTTTATGGATTGAAACAATCAGGGCGTATTTGGTATAATCGCCTAAGTGAGTACTTGTTAAAGAAAGGATATAAGAATGACCTCATCATTCCATGCATTTTTATAAAGAGATTTGGAGCAGGATTCGTAATAATTGCAGTGTATGTTGATGATTTAAACACGGTTGGGACTCCTGAAGAGATATCACATACAGTGGAATATttgaagaaagaatttgagatgaAAGATCTTGGAAAGACAAAATTTTGCTTAGGGCTACAAATTGAGCACCTAAAGAATGGAATCCTTGTGCATAAAACAACATACACAGAAAAGGTACTGAAAAGATTCTCTTTGGATCAAGCACATCTGCTGAGTAGCCCAATGGTTGTAAGATCACTAGATGTGGATAAAGACTCATTTCGCCCTCGAGAAAACGATGACAAAATCATTGGTCTTGAAGTACCATACTTAAGTGCAATAGGGCATTGATGTACCTTGCTAGTCATACGAGACCCGACATATCATTTACAGTAAATTTGTTAGCAAGGTTTAGCTTATGTCCAACTCGAAGGCATTGGAATGGGATAAAACATGTACTTCGTTACCTCAAAGGAACGAAAGATATGGGATTATTCTTTTCTAACCAGACCAAAGAAAACTTAATTGGTTTTGCAGATGCAGGTTATTTGTCTGATCCCCATAATCCTCGATCACAAACATGATATGTTTTCACATGTGGTGGTACTGCCATTTCTTTGGCGTTCCATGAAGCAAACTATTGCAGCCACTTCTTCTAACCATGCAGAAATTTTAGCTATCCATGAAGCTAGTCGTGAATGTGTATGGTTAAGGTCTGTAATTCAACATATACGAGAAGATTGTGGCATATCCACAGGGAAAGAAGCTCCAACGGTTATGTATGAGGATAATGCAACATGCATTGCACATCTCAAGGATGGATATATCAAAGGTGATAGAACAAAGCACATTTTACCAAAATTCTTCTTCACCCATGACCTGCAGAAGAATGGTGATGTACAGGTTCTGCAGATTCGTTCAAGTGAAAATTTAGCAGACCTATTTACCAAGGCGCTTCTAGCTGCTACTTTCAAGAAATTAGTTTACAAGATTGGATTGCATCGTCTCAAAGACCTCAAGTTATGTAATCATGAGGGGGAGTAGATGCGcgctgcactctttttcccttaaccatggtttttcccactgggttttcctggtaaggtttatAACGAGGCAGCATCGTTCGCGCATtaggaaatattttattttaagagagaaattttatttttgtataatggacatccaagggagagtgttatgaaatataatatggatGTCAATTATACCCCCATCAAtgtttccggaatattctaggGTTCAGTAAAACCCTAACTATTGTATCCTATATATACCCGGTACTATATGGAATAATACAGACAACACTATTCTCTCTCTTACTCCTCCTgtttattcacaacaaaaaacaGAAGATGATATAGTAGGATTTAGCAAATTGGAGATTTTGGGGGTTTTCTCTGCTTTTTAGAGTCATGGGCTTACTATTCTAGAAAACCAAATAAACCAAAATGGAGGAAAAGCCGGAAAAAAAGGGAAGTGAGATTCTATCCCCTGACCTTCGGTTTAGGAATGGCAATGGATCGGACTCGGGATGGATGTAGTAAAATCCATATCCGatccatttaaaattcggactccaaaattgcatccatatccaaCCATTTACAATTCGGACTCTAAATTAAATTGCATCCatatcactagaggaaaaaagctcaagtgcggggttttacatgtgcagcacatggcatgcccgcacttgatgtttctcaagtgctgccaatttgaaaaatgagcccgcacttgactaatttggtgctgccaattttagaatatgagcccgcacttgacaaacttggtgctgccaattttgaaaatgagcccgcacttgacatatttggtgctgccaaatttgaaaatgagccaGCACTTGGCATAgaaatgggcagcacaagcataaaaatgagccacacttgatatataaatgagccgcacttggcctataaatgagccgcacttggctTATAAATGAGCTGCACTTGATCAAGATTTGTTATATAACCGATTTCCCTGCTACATATATTATACAATTGGACCACGCCACTGATTAACCTCCATACATCACAtaaaaagtatccaattatatagataattaaattaaatagtatataattgtaaCTCTAAAAGTAGATTACATTTCAATCATATGAAAAACTAGCATCCATAATCTAAGATTCattacaagaaaatatcaaagataATCACTAGTAATGAAGTTTGTcaacttgtctcgaacttcatttaTCCCCCACGGTGGTGAAAGGCTGCTCCCCCGGATTGTTGAATACCTTAACAGAATCGACCAtcaaagaaaatataaatactttagttatattataaatagtgTATCGCATAATAAAATAAGACTTAATTTGCTCCTAACAATGAAATAATGAACCGTATAATAACAAAAATGACTTATTTCAGTCcgaactttcaactaatgaacctaaatgagtattttgaaccctttacatgtttaacatacttagttttatgtttcaaatactcattctaACCTACTTTAGtaaaattatgcacatttaaggctcgtttgatcattataggccacattttgactaatatgactACTTTGATTTCAACTTTTAaccaatgaacctaaataagtattttaaaccctttacatgtttaatacatttagatttatgtttcaaagactcattatcatccactttggtcaagttatgcacatttaaggctcgttagttcaatatagttcatattttgactaaaatggcatatttcgctcccaactttcaatTAATGGACTTAAATAAGTACTTAAAacgctttacatgtttaatacacttatttttatgttccaAAGATTAATTATCATCttctttggtcaagttatgcacatttaaggctcgtttgatctttataggtcacattttgactaaaatgacttatttcgaTCCGATCTTTCAAataatgaacctaaatgagtattttaaaccttTACATTTTTAATAcaattatatttatgttttaaagactcattatcacctattttggtcaagttatgcacatttaaggctcgttagttcaatatagttcatattttgactaaaatggcttatttcgctcctaactttcaaTTAATGAACTTACATAAGTATTTAAAATGCTTTACGTGTTTaataaacttagttttatgtttaaaagactCATTATCACTTACTCtgttcaagttatgcacatataaggcttctttgatcgttataggtcacattCCAACTAAAATTGcttatttcgctcccaactttcaactaatgaacttcaTATAAGTATTTTTAGCCCTTTACATATTCATTAGACTTAGTTTAATGTTTAAAAGACTCACtatcacctactttggtcaagttattcACATttaggctcgtttgatcatcataggtcacattttgactaaaatggcttatttcgctcctagcattcaactaatgaacctaaatgattatttgaaatcctttacatgtttaatacacttaaatttatgtttaaaagactTATTATCACCCACTTTGGTCAAAtgatgcacatttaaggctcgtaaGTTCAatatagttcatattttgactaaaatggcatATTTTGCTCTTAAATTTCagttaatgaacttaaataagtatttaaaatgctttaaatgtttaatacacttCGTTTTATGTTCCAAAGATTCATTATcgcctactttggtcaagttatgtacatttaaggttcgtttgatcattatatgtcacgttttgactaaaataactTAATTCGCCCCAACTTTCaattaattaacttaaataagtattttaaacgcGTTAGATGTTTATTatacttagatttatttttctaagaCTCATACTCACCTATTTTGGTCAAAGTATGTACATTTAAAGcttgtttgatcattataggtcacattctaactaaaatggcttatttcggtcctaaatttcaactaatgaacgctaatgagtattttaaaccctttacatgttttatatacttaattttaatgtttctaagacttatcctcacctactttggtcaaatTATGTATATTTAAGGaatgtttgatcgttataggttaTATATGACTAATATGGCTTATTTTGCtcacaactttcaactaatgaagctatTTAAGCATTTTAAACCATTTACaagtttaatatacttatttttgtatttctaagactcattctgacatactttggtcaagttatgaaCATTTAAGGCTAGTTTGTTcattatagtttttttttctagTTATGCTTATTTGGGCTCTTGTCTATTTGAGTTGCTTTAACACACTTTCTTCCTATTTTTTGTCACTTTGGCAAAGTTGTTATTTGTACATTACCAAAGTTGACTTTGAGAAACAATATGTAAGAAAGTCCTATATATCTAACTACAAGTTCCTGTTTCTAGAATTCTTCAAATCATGAAAGAATTATAATACAAAAATACTAGTTATTGAGTTAAAATGTACCTTTTAACACTTCATAGTTAATCAAAGGTCTAATGTCTATGCAGACTATTTAAGAACAATTTACACATTGAATTTTATTGCTAATAGGTATGGTACAATGGTTCATGTAGAATGTTAAGTTATACGAAAGTGATTCCCCTGTGAACATCTTCATGTGTAGAAGAAATAAACATAAGGTAAAAAACAAAACCTGCTGATCTGAGACATACATCATCAATGAAAGAAGCACCAATATTGGTGACGCATAAGTGAcgcacaacagcagcagcaacagtTCAAATCAGAGTGCAGAGCAGTATGCAGCAGCTGT
This Spinacia oleracea cultivar Varoflay chromosome 6, BTI_SOV_V1, whole genome shotgun sequence DNA region includes the following protein-coding sequences:
- the LOC110781291 gene encoding uncharacterized protein → MKNHESRPTGSTPFPEANVTSHNGKEKYHANNSGRGRGQGRGRGYGYGRGRGRCGSFKNSYPHQKWDNKDGNKQEKDKSENVTNVCYRCGGKGHWSRTCRTPKHLVELYQQSLKQKGKKVETNLVYEDGEGDFDCGDTNHQEVADFLITPEGNN